One window of the Thunnus albacares chromosome 3, fThuAlb1.1, whole genome shotgun sequence genome contains the following:
- the LOC122974062 gene encoding uncharacterized protein LOC122974062 has product MATKPVAWQEQGPASSLNEWVSESRMQGEVGASLNSPLQNKKAPRAEPEEDIDILEPGAQDKTQEMVTELAPQLSETTQAHEESEKCMNLIGEDALPSPPHLGALSTEECFEKESFLSLEGEVAEWISDVEIISNPVEDCMFPQTSQLTEPVDREVISTSEEMTGDEMTTEENLAQLKLSLDVFSNSEPENHTSGAAAADGTNSTVHHFPPDRNKSDDVYTAGSPPFADESEEEEEMSMDVTSCQQQQGAIDIRSKPFQSSIVPTSALTAVTSTEQQEELLSQGQCEPAPKGTNQEAAQQVFSQSSAPLSTVAMESSNQGGAASQGSGCVVTVRERHSGAGERTEGDSETGGEEGQKESGLERNKTVEQQHVGGLLRSSKTDQIQEQKTEKYSCGVSSKHVSHTRMESDSCDDSQSDSGVSADFSPCSTLESSTTIPTGSPATVPKETPIEREIRRAIAREQSLRRSRGLPNPPTSPEYVDVPLRKTVLSQPLPAKSEKCQGKDREFAGKKMQHEIHKEARREQDLVELGKVPGFYDKGTVRQLKERQQLFEAFQKPSDSTLTISSRSKPTSWSSASDISTLENQEDISSQASTVGGSDVERRRSLDLLSPSQSPISANSRGSTSSTPRGPGFSEGTSCQVVILENNLSVPAQRLYHAKQEAEAVTAVDSGAPYVSPGGIIEREQEKEEEMAPKENPFFKLRSSTNLVELDIREAQEREKELRKQRISLYGGTEGAKEGVGEAGGSGRSSSMEGKSPKLSSSSLNGLAVPDLPGSSSRGGGTGSPAARQSIGKFSVWPPAQAEEEKIHRPESPRTPRQKTPLVQRWESGLVNRHNEEDDD; this is encoded by the exons atggcaacaaagCCTGTGGCCTGGCAGGAACAGGGTCCTGCCAGCTCTCTAAACGAGTGGGTCAGTGAGTCCAGGATGCAGGGTGAAGTGGGTGCAAGCCTTAATTCCCCTctgcaaaataaaaaggctCCCAGAGCAGAACCTGAAGAGGACATAGACATCCTGGAGCCTGGAGCTCAGGACAAAACTCAAGAAATGGTAACAGAATTAGCTCCCCAACTATCAGAAACAACACAGGCTCATGAGGAATCTGAAAAGTGCATGAATCTAATAGGTGAAGATGCTTTGCCATCTCCACCTCATCTTGGTGCCTTATCAACAGAGGAATGCTTTGAGAAAGAGAGCTTTCTCAGCCTAGAGGGGGAGGTTGCTGAGTGGATCAGTGATGTCGAGATAATATCAAACCCAGTAGAAGACTGTATGTTTCCACAGACATCTCAGCTCACTGAGCCGGTTGATAGAGAGGTAATTTCAACATCTGAGGAGATGACAGGAGATGAAATGACAACAGAGGAGAATCTTGCACAGCTAAAGTTATCACTAGATGTTTTCAGCAATAGTGAACCTGAAAATCATACAtcaggtgctgctgctgctgatggaacAAATTCAACTGTTCACCATTTTCCCCCTGACAGGAACAAGTCAGATGATGTATATACAGCTGGTTCTCCTCCTTTTGCTGATGAaagtgaagaggaagaggaaatgagCATGGATGTTACATcttgccagcagcagcagggtgcAATAGATATCAGAAGCAAGCCTTTCCAATCTTCAATTGTCCCAACTTCAGCCCTGACTGCAGTAACCTCAACCGAACAGCAGGAGGAACTGTTGTCCCAAGGCCAATGTGAGCCTGCCCCCAAGGGAACAAACCAGGAAGCTGCACAACAGGTGTTCAGTCAGAGCTCTGCACCTTTGTCAACCGTTGCCATGGAGTCATCCAACCAGGGCGGGGCAGCTTCTCAAGGCTCTGGTTGTGTTGTCACTGTGAGAGAAAGGCACAGCGGGGCGGGGGAAAGGACAGAGGGAGATAGCGAAACAGGTGGAGAGGAAGGGCAGAAAGAGAGTGGACTTGAAAGGAACAAGACGGTTGAGCAACAACATGTTGGAGGACTGTTAAGATCTtcaaaaacagaccaaatacaagagcagaagacagaaaaatacagcTGTGGTGTGTCTTCGAAACACGTCAGTCACACCAGGATGGAGAGTGACTCGTGTGACGATAGCCAGAGTGACAGTGGAGTATCAGCGGACTTCTCCCCATGCAGCACTCTGGAGAGCAGCACCACCATCCCTACAGGCTCTCCTGCAACTGTACCCAAAGAGACCCCCATCGAGAGGGAGATCAGACGGGCCATAGCACGTGAACAAAGCCTGAGAAGGTCGAGAGGGCTTCCAAATCCACCCACTTCCCCAGAGTATGTAGATGTGCCTTTAAGGAAAACCGTTCTCAGCCAGCCGCTACCTGCCAAGTCTGAGAAGTGTCAAGGCAAAGACAGAGAGTTCGCAGGCAAAAAGATGCAGCATGAGATCCACAAGGAGGCCCGGAGGGAGCAGGATCTGGTCGAGCTTGGGAAAGTTCCAGGTTTCTATGACAAAGGCACAGTTCGCCAACTAAAAGAGAGGCAACAGCTTTTTGAGGCCTTTCAGAAACCCAGTGACTCAACCTTGACTATCTCAAGCAGGAGTAAGCCCACATCCTGGTCCTCGGCCAGTGACATTTCAACCCTGGAGAACCAGGAAGATATCTCATCACAGGCATCCACAGTAGGAGGCTCAGATGTGGAGAGAAGACGAAGTTTAGATCTTCTGAGTCCCTCACAGAGCCCCATCTCTGCCAATAGCAGAGGTTCCACTTCTTCGACTCCCCGAGGACCAGGCTTCTCTGAGGGGACGAGCTGCCAGGTCGTCATCTTAGAGAATAACCTGAGTGTCCCAGCACAGAGGCTCTACCATGCCAAACAAGAGGCAGAGGCGGTCACAGCTGTCGACTCCGGAGCTCCTTATGTCTCACCTGGTGGGATTatagagagagaacaggagaaggaggaggagatggcaCCCAAAGAGAACCCCTTTTTCAAGCTGCGCTCCTCCACGAATTTAGTGGAATTGGATATCCGGGAGgctcaagagagagagaaggagctTCGGAAGCAGAGGATCAGCCTGTACGGGGGCACAGAGGGTGCAAAAGAAGGGGTGGGAGAAGCAGGAGGTAGTGGGAGGTCATCAAGCATGGAGGGAAAGAGTCCCAagttgtcttcttcttcactgaatGGACTGGCTGTTCCTGACTTACCTGGCTCATCATCCAGGGGGGGCGGAACTGGATCCCCAGCAG CACGTCAATCCATTGGCAAGTTCAGCGTGTGGCCCCCAGCCCAGGCTGAGGAAGAAAAGATTCACCGGCCAGAG AGTCCCCGGACCCCCAGACAGAAGACTCCTCTTGTGCAACGCTGGGAGTCAGGCCTAGTCAACAGACACAATGAGGAGGATGACGACTGA
- the LOC122972582 gene encoding uncharacterized protein LOC122972582, whose protein sequence is MLGGASPVRLLLESKMQVVSGERSLWIYTLLFTSLQLWGRLSASTSSPNLPPPQLDIHSRSRDSVVLICGVPKGYTGVVFMLYRLRERVDSQELQSGAEQALFTVRIEEGDSAQHKLFCCLYRNQQNLYSAFSPYLQIDQLEATAPPRSIPSAPPPVLSVEPSAGVVKHGDMLTFSCSVPALLPQSQSQSTSKQKQVSFLLLRTAEGTGETTVIQQPQGSKVSNPEPQSGVFSVGPVRGGEDGEYTCLYQTTRRRRLVNSTVSNVVQVTITDVLPVPTLVLQQQTAVWRLLCMGSPSYPGAVFSLYLADHDVPVATLHAKVIHHEVAFPMPVQDSSVSWYRCQYSVLLGGKWSHSELSLPLAITGGVSPTSSTDFLGVDWPLVLGCFSAVVLFLCSVALVVMVARRKVKAAAEEKKKRQDEQFWTQVHAKDHVVDLPLSNFASQEWACGDSTTETTSRSPLWNSLSTFTTPIHPVH, encoded by the exons ATGCTTGGAGGTGCTTCTCCAGTCAGACTTCTTCTTGAGTCAAAGATGCAGGTTGTTAGTGGTGAGCGATCACTTTGGATATACACTCTGCTGTTTACTTCTCTACAACTTTGGG GAAGACTTTCAGCTTCCACTTCCTCTCCCAATCTTCCGCCACCTCAACTTGACATCCATTCGAGGTCAAGGGACTCAGTGGTCCTGATCTGTGGGGTCCCAAAGGGATACACCGGGGTTGTGTTCATGTTGTACCGATTGAGGGAGAGG GTGGACTCCCAGGAGCTGCAGTCCGGTGCTGAGCAGGCTCTCTTCACTGTCAGGATAGAGGAGGGGGACTCAGCCCAACACAAACTTTTCTGCTGTCTGTACAGGAACCAGCAAAACCTCTACAGTGCATTCAGTCCCTATTTGCAGATAGACCAACTAGAAG CTACTGCCCCTCCTCGCTCCATACCCTCTGCCCCTCCTCCGGTCCTGTCTGTGGAGCCCTCTGCTGGTGTGGTAAAACATGGAGACATGCTGACCTTCAGCTGCTCCGTCCCTGCTCTCTTGCCTCAGTCTCAATCCCAGTCCACCTCTAAGCAGAAACAAGTGTCCTTCCTTTTGCTGAGGACCGCTGAGGGAACAGGAGAGACGACCGTTATCCAACAGCCTCAAGGCAGCAAGGTATCAAACCCTGAACCGCAGTCGGGGGTCTTCAGTGTCGGACCggtgaggggaggagaggacgGAGAGTATACCTGCCTCTACCAGACCACCAGAAGAAGGCGATTGGTCAATTCAACTGTCAGTAACGTCGTTCAAGTCACCATCACAG ATGTGCTGCCGGTGCCCACCCTCGtcctccagcagcagacagcagtTTGGCGTTTGCTCTGTATGGGGTCTCCTTCGTACCCGGGCGCTGTGTTTTCTCTCTACCTGGCGGATCATGACGTCCCTGTTGCCACTCTCCACGCTAAAGTGATCCACCATGAGGTTGCGTTCCCAATGCCTGTCCAGGACAGTTCAGTGTCTTGGTACCGATGCCAGTACAGCGTCCTCCTGGGAGGGAAATGGAGCCACTCTGAACTCAGCCTCCCGCTGGCTATAACCGGAG gAGTTTCCCCCACATCATCAACAG ATTTCTTAGGTGTGGACTGGCCTCTTGTACTGGGCTGCTTCTCCGCTGTGGTCTTATTCCTCTGCTCAGTAGCTCTTGTGGTTATGGTGGCACGCAGGAAAG TAAAAGCAGCAGccgaagaaaaaaagaaaag GCAGGATGAACAGTTCTGGACTCAAGTTCACGCTAAGGACCATGTTGTTg accTTCCGCTCTCAAACTTCGCCTCTCAG gaatgGGCCTGTGGGGACTCAACTACAGAGACAACCTCCAGATCCCCTTTATGGAACTCTCTCTCCACATTCACAACCCCGATCCATCCCGTCCATTAG